TCGATTCTATCCAAACTCTTGACATAAAGGTTGCTTAATGAAGATGACACATAGTATGTCTGATTGACTATGGAAATTGGAAATTAAGGGAACACATAGAACTTCACTCTTATATCATTCAATAGAATGTTTTTTGAGATTGAATCATTCAATAGAATTTCATTCTTATATCATTCAATTCATTAGCTATATATACATTCAATTCCTAGAATCGAAAACCAAATAAGTGCAAAGTTCATGGAGCAGTCTAAAGAATCGTACCAACTATAACACTTGATTGGAACGTTCTTTTCCCTCTTCAATAACGGGCTTCTGTTTATCGGGATGAGCTATATCATAAGTCGCATGGACACCAACAAGTACATAGTAAATTAGCATTACAGCACTGCATATGATGAACCGATAAAATGCCGCCTTACCCAAAGAACCtatcaaaaatatattcatCCCAATTGACAATGATGGTACCCATGGCACAAGAGGTACACCCCAAACTTTAGGAAGTCTTTGTTTTGGAAGTAGAGCCATCCCTGAAGTGCCAAACAACCACAAAGCACCAGTCACAGCATACCTGACCCAACCTTTTTCATCAGTACTCCAAAGAACTGCTGCCCCAATTGATGAACCAATTACAATGAACAAGCACAGAAGAAATTTAGCCAAATCATACTTCaaagtaacatccgtaacgtaGTATCGCCTAACAAGCAATGCAACAGCCATAAGCATGAAAATAGAAAGCGTACTAAATGAGAACACACTTGACAAGACATCCAAGCTCGTGAACAAAGCAAGAATGCAGCTAGTTATAGTTGTCAAGAGAGTAGCATAAATTGGTGTTCCAGTTTTCGGGTGAACCAAAGCAAACCACGGGGGAATCATATGTGCTCTTGCAATCTGAGTTGTGTATCGTGATTGTCCCAATGACCCAACAAGCATACTCGTAGTCATTCCCTTAAGTGCACAAATCCCCACCAAATACTTTGCCCAATTCATACCTATGCCTTCAAATGCAACTGAATAAGCTGCATTGACATCCACTTCAGTGTACTTAACCATCATTGTCAATGCCAACGCCATCAAACAATAAACAACAGTAATCATAGACATAGAACCAAGCAACCCTAACGGTATATCCCTCGACGGCTTCTTAGTCTCCTCAGCCATATTTGCAACCATATCAAAACCTGTATATGACCAATACACAACTGCTGCAGCTCTAAATACCCCTCCAGCCCCAAAAGGGAAAAAAGGCACCAAATTCGACGTCTTCCCATGAATAAacccaacaataataataaacaaaatcaCACCAGCGCTAACTATAGAACTTACCCAATTCAAAACAGAAGTCCTCTTTGTCCCAGT
This sequence is a window from Solanum dulcamara chromosome 10, daSolDulc1.2, whole genome shotgun sequence. Protein-coding genes within it:
- the LOC129871282 gene encoding cationic amino acid transporter 8, vacuolar-like — protein: MTISDSEYPQQLRIPLNSSKKSTITTPSTSTTMDDNSPKTQQPHKQYWRFSKQDFFPEPSFHNLGSYKNALSQTPTRLKNRLFCRSSETSELIELKKESENEMKLCLTWWDLIWLGFGSVVGSGIFSITGQETRIDAGPAIVLSYAVSGLSALLSVFCYTEFAVDIPIAGGSFSFLRIELGDFVAFIAAANILLEAMVGAAGLGRSWSSYFASLIKNNPDFLRIKIDSFAEGFNLLDPLAVVILALANGVAMTGTKRTSVLNWVSSIVSAGVILFIIIVGFIHGKTSNLVPFFPFGAGGVFRAAAVVYWSYTGFDMVANMAEETKKPSRDIPLGLLGSMSMITVVYCLMALALTMMVKYTEVDVNAAYSVAFEGIGMNWAKYLVGICALKGMTTSMLVGSLGQSRYTTQIARAHMIPPWFALVHPKTGTPIYATLLTTITSCILALFTSLDVLSSVFSFSTLSIFMLMAVALLVRRYYVTDVTLKYDLAKFLLCLFIVIGSSIGAAVLWSTDEKGWVRYAVTGALWLFGTSGMALLPKQRLPKVWGVPLVPWVPSLSIGMNIFLIGSLGKAAFYRFIICSAVMLIYYVLVGVHATYDIAHPDKQKPVIEEGKERSNQVL